Within the Candidatus Neomarinimicrobiota bacterium genome, the region AAAGGAGACATACTCCAGTATTTCGATATGATAGGGTACCAGGAGCAGGTTGTAGATCAGCCAGGTGACACATGCCGAGATGGTCATCACGAAGGTCACGGCCATCCCCATACTGACGGCTGAGGACAGTCTTTTTGAAACCCCTACGAAAGGACAGAGGCCCAGAAAGTAGGTGAGCACAAAATTGTTTATAACCGCCGCGGAGATGAAAATAAGGATGATCTTCACGCTTTTGCTCTCCGTTCATTGATCCAGTTCGAGAGGCCGATCAGCAATCCGAGCGCGAGGAAGGCGCCAGGCGGCAGGATCATCACCAGCCAGGGCTGGAACCAGTCCCCCAGCACCTGGAGGCTCAGGAAAGTCCCCGAGCCCAGGATTTCGCGAATCGTTCCCAGGATAAACAGCACCGTCAGAAAGCCCAGTCCCATCCCGAGGGCATCCAGCAGCGAGCGCCCGACCCGATTCCTGGAGGCGAAGGCTTCCTGGCGGCCCAGGATCAGGCAATTGACCACGATCAAGGGTACGTACGGGCCGA harbors:
- the rsxE gene encoding electron transport complex subunit RsxE; this translates as MVKRQAAISYEFVKGLWDENPVLISLLGLCPTLAVSNSAINGLAMGLATTFVVVSSSIIISSLRKVIPHQVRIASYIVIIATFVTVADRFLAAFFPDISKALGPYVPLIVVNCLILGRQEAFASRNRVGRSLLDALGMGLGFLTVLFILGTIREILGSGTFLSLQVLGDWFQPWLVMILPPGAFLALGLLIGLSNWINERRAKA